A DNA window from Ranitomeya imitator isolate aRanImi1 chromosome 2, aRanImi1.pri, whole genome shotgun sequence contains the following coding sequences:
- the LOC138665519 gene encoding uncharacterized protein encodes MFVSELVRFRLMRLRLRQRKRSSQRRYWIHEVNFLRSTYGAFHTLYVQLRDHPFKFQRYLRMSIETFDVLLSHVKDEIHHHRSTFRESISAEQRLVVTVRYLATGETFASLHYQFRLGKSTICQLVRETCDAIWNNLQPLVLPTPTSEMWLAISQQFEDVANFPNCIGAVDGKHIRIQKPAHSGSLYYNYKKYFSIVLMAIADARYRFVAVDIGAYGRTNDSRVFRDSNMGQCLYNQSLNIPSSRPLPGTEGPSLPYVLVGDEAFQLGQNLLKPYSSRSLDSSRRIFNYRLSRARRYVECAFGILTLKWRILLTCMQLQPDNVDRVVKACICLHNFVARHEPQLVDPNDCESNLSSIESTTVRSASQIMRIRDQFAHYFTHEGQVPWQDRHV; translated from the exons atgtttgtgtctgagctcgtcagatttcgcttgatgcggttgcgacttcggcagagaaagcgtagttcgcaaaggagatattggatccacgaagtgaatttcttgcggagtacatatggtgcctttcacaccctgtatgtgcagcttcgggatcatcccttcaaattccaacgctatctacggatgtccattgagacctttgatgttctgctctcacatgtgaaggatgagatacatcatcatcgcagcacttttcgtgaaagcatcagtgcggagcaacgtttagtagtgactgtgag atatctggctaccggagaaacttttgcgtcactgcattaccagtttcgacttgggaagtcaacaatttgtcaactggttcgggaaacttgtgatgccatttggaacaacttgcaaccacttgtgctaccaacaccaacatcagaaatgtggctagcaatttcccaacagttcgaggatgtggctaatttccccaattgtattggtgccgtggacggaaagcacattcggattcagaaacctgcacatagtggttccctctactataactataagaaatacttttctatagtattgatggcgattgcggatgccaggtaccgttttgttgctgtggatattggagcttatggccggactaacgattccagagtattcagagactccaacatgggccaatgtttgtacaaccaaagtttaaacataccgtcatcacgacctcttccggggaccgaaggcccaagtttgccctatgttttagttggtgatgaggccttccaactaggacaaaatctcctcaagccctactcaagccgtagtctagactccagcaggcgcatttttaattatcgcttgagccgggctagacgttatgtggagtgtgcctttgggattttgacattaaaatggcggattttactaacctgcatgcaactgcaaccagacaatgtggaccgtgttgtgaaggcatgcatctgtctgcacaattttgtggcgagacatgaaccccagttggtagaccccaatgattgtgagtcgaacctcagtagcattgaatcgactacagttcgttctgcatcacaaataatgaggattcgtgatcaatttgcacactacttcacacatgaaggccaggttccatggcaagacagacacgtgtga